The following coding sequences lie in one Yamadazyma tenuis chromosome 3, complete sequence genomic window:
- the GAR1 gene encoding H/ACA snoRNP pseudouridylase subunit (EggNog:ENOG503P248; COG:J): MFRGRGGSRGGRGGRPGGAPFQQGPPDTVLEMGSFLKSCEGDIVCRSINTKVPYFNAPIYLENKTQVGKVDEILGPLNEVFFTIKPSEGVQADSFKEGDKFFIGPDKLLPLDRFLPKPKEYEVASVEEVKHDKVILLLYN; the protein is encoded by the exons ATGTttagaggaagaggaggtTCTAGAGGTGGCCGCGGCGGTAGACCCGGCGGTGCCCCATTCCAACAAGGTCCTCCAGACACTGTCTTGGAAATGGGCTCATTTTTGAAATCCTGTGAAGGTGACATTGTTTGCCGGTCCATAAACACCAAAGTCCCATACTTTAACGCACCAATCTACTTGGAAAATAAGACTCAAGTTGGTaaagttgatgagatcCTTGGGCCCCTCAATGAGGTgtttttcaccatcaagCCTTCCGAGGGAGTACAAGCCGACTCCTTCAAGGAAGGAGACAAGTTTTTCATAGGGCCTGACAAATTATTACCGTTGGACAGATTTTTGCCCAAGCCTAAGGAATATG AGGTGGCTTCGGTGGAAGAAGTTAAACACGACAAGGTTATCCTTTTATTGTACAATTAA